Proteins from a single region of Rutidosis leptorrhynchoides isolate AG116_Rl617_1_P2 unplaced genomic scaffold, CSIRO_AGI_Rlap_v1 contig511, whole genome shotgun sequence:
- the LOC139884167 gene encoding LOW QUALITY PROTEIN: pre-mRNA-processing protein 40B-like (The sequence of the model RefSeq protein was modified relative to this genomic sequence to represent the inferred CDS: deleted 1 base in 1 codon) has product MDPPPRSFAPSAQIHFRPPPVVPMQPSPSQQFIPMPASQQFQAPPFKNPGFPPPPPQLVVPTPRPGQPPPPHQFRVMPAGMPLPQPIIQPQNNFHFHQPPFGQSQVTALCQSGPHMNAPLSITPQPEFSIGHGNARVQPLQPPNEQAQVPIPADRAAEVQAKPSEEAVKDWIEHTSPNGRKYYFNKRTRQSTWEKPVDLLKPIERADATSDWKEFTSADGQKFYYNKVTKQSKWTIPIELKLARQQFFKKPSSGRTISEISAISQSPVSVHTSTVEAPTSADASTSSVQEVASSPVKAESVVPPDNPPPMMVSGSSSSPAVTALSTKADEVQFTTDTVGTPSGVPESDGLAVLVVNDVTSPRNDSGTHPVQENARIQNGTPVEDVNETRNDVAEKSGNSLDKKGLEQETLVYANKEEAKIAFKALLESANVASDWTWDQAMRAIINDRRYGALKSLGERKQVFNEFIVQKKKQDAEERWTKQKKAREDFRKMLEECKELTSTSKLSKALVIFENDERFKAVEREKDRRDLFDDYLDELEKRERARAQEERKRNLLEYRHFLESCDFIKTNTQWRKVQDRLEGDERCSRLEKMDRLDIFQEYLNDLERDEEERRKLRKEEMRKAERKNRDDFRKLMEEHVADGTLTAKTHWLDYTVKVKDEPAYLAVTSNTSGSTPKDLFEDVTEVLLKQYHEDKARIKDAVKLREVALSSSWTFEDLKAAIAEDVCRPSISDINLKFVFEELLERAREKEEKEAKKRKRLSDQFYDLLRSIKVALEITSSSNWLDCKQLFDNSPEYSDVGDEHTCKEIFEEYVTHLKDKEYERKRKDDKAKKERERDEKYTRKRKHGRDRDLGFDKDSENPENIPEDYENRRSEKDGNRKHRRRHRSSSEALDEIIK; this is encoded by the exons ATGGATCCTCCTCCTCGAAGTTTCGCTCCATCTGCTCAAATTCAT TTTCGACCTCCGCCTGTGGTTCCGATGCAGCCTTCACCGTCACAGCAGTTTATTCCGATGCCCGCCTCTCAACAATTTCAAGCTCCTCCTTTTAAAAACCCCGGATTCCCTCCTCCCCCGCCACAATTGGTGGTGCCAACTCCCAGACCCGGCCAACCACCGCCACCTCATCAATTTAGGGTAATGCCAGCTGGGATGCCTCTCCCTCAACCAATTATTCAGCCTCAGAACAACTTCCAT TTTCATCAACCTCCATTTGGCCAATCACAGGTTACTGCTCTGTGTCAATCTGGTCCTCATATGAACGCACCACTTAGTATTACTCCTCAACCAGAATTTTCGATTGGCCATGGTAATGCCCGAGTTCAACCTCTACAACCTCCTAATGAGCAGGCACAAGTTCCCATCCCGGCTGACAGA GCTGCTGAAGTTCAGGCGAAGCCCAGTGAAGAGGCTGTTAAGGATTGGATTGAACATACTTCTCCTAACGGAAGAAA GTATTATTTTAACAAGAGGACACGTCAATCTACTTGGGAGAAACCCGTAGACTTGCTGAAACCAATTGAG AGGGCAGATGCAACAAGTGACTGGAAGGAATTTACAAGTGCTGATGGACAAAA ATTTTACTACAACAAGGTCACTAAGCAGTCAAAATGGACCATCCCCATAGAATTGAAG TTGGCGCGTCAGCAATTTTTTAAGAAACCGTCTAGCGGACGAACTATATCAGAAATTTCCGCTATTTCCCAGTCTCCAGTATCTGTCCATACTTCCACAGTTGAGGCACCAACAAGTGCAGATGCATCAACTTCGTCTGTTCAAGAGGTAGCATCGAGCCCAGTAAAGGCGGAATCGGTTGTTCCTCCCGATAATCCTCCTCCTATGATGGTTTCTGGATCATCCAGTTCTCCTGCTGTCACCGCTCTCTCGACCAAAGCCGACGAGGTTCAGTTTACTACTGATACAGTTGGCACACCTAGTGGAGTTCCAGAAAGTGATGGACTTGCTGTTCTGGTGGTCAATGATGTTACGTCACCAAG GAACGATTCAGGCACCCATCCAGTTCAAGAGAATGCCCGTATTCAAAATGGAACTCCTGTGGAAGATGTCAAT GAAACCAGGAACGATGTTGCAGAAAAAAGTGGTAATTCTTTGGATAAGAAAGGGTTGGAGCAAGAAACTTTAGTTTATGCCAATAAAGAG GAGGCTAAAATTGCTTTTAAAGCACTTTTGGAGTCTGCAAATGTGGCGTCTGACTGGACTTGGGATCAG GCCATGAGAGCAATAATCAACGACAGAAGATATGGTGCCCTCAAGAGTCTGGGAGAGCGGAAACAAGTTTTTAATGAG TTTATTGTTCAAAAGAAGAAGCAAGATGCCGAAGAAAGGTGGACTAAACAGAAAAAGGCTCGGGAAGACTTCAGAAAAATGTTAGAA GAATGCAAAGAGTTGACATCGACTTCAAAATTGAG CAAAGCTCTGGTTATCTTTGAAAATGATGAGCGTTTCAAAGCTGTTGAGCGGGAAAAAGACCGCAGGGATCTGTTTGACGACTACTTGGATGAACTTGAGAAACGG GAACGTGCAAGGGCACAGGAAGAACGCAAGCGGAATTTACTTGAGTACAGGCATTTTTTGGAGTCCTGCGACTTTATTAAA ACAAACACCCAGTGGCGTAAAGTTCAGGATCGCCTGGAGGGTGATGAAAGATGTTCACGCCTAGAAAAGATGGATCGATTGGATATTTTTCAG GAATACCTAAATGATCTAGAGAGGGATGAAGAGGAGAGAAGGAAGTTACGGAAG GAAGAAATGAGAAAGGCAGAGCGAAAAAATCGTGACGATTTCCGCAAATTGATGGAAGAACATGTTGCTGATGGGACTCTCACAGCAAAAACTCACTGGCTTGATTATACTGTGAAG GTTAAAGATGAACCCGCATATTTGGCAGTGACATCGAATACATCAGGCTCAACCCCAAAAGATTTATTTGAAGATGTCACTGAAGTGCTACTGAAGCAG TATCACGAGGATAAAGCTCGAATTAAAGATGCAGTGAAGTTGAGAGAG GTTGCCCTGTCATCAAGCTGGACTTTTGAAGACTTGAAAGCTGCTATTGCTGAGGATGTTTGCCGGCCATCTATATCAGATATAAACTTAAAG TTTGTGTTTGAGGAATTACTGGAACGTGCCAGGGAGAAGGAGGAGAAAGAGGCAAAAAAGAGAAAACGTCTTTCAGACCAA TTTTATGATCTGTTGCGCTCTATCAAGGTGGCACta GAAATAACTTCATCATCAAACTGGTTGGACTGTAAACAGCTCTTTGACAATAGCCCAGAGTACAG TGATGTTGGGGATGAGCATACATGCAAGGAGATCTTCGAGGAATATGTAACGCATCTGAAAGACAAAGAGTATGAACGTAAAAGGAAGGACGACAAG GCAAAGAAGGAAAGGGAGAGGGATGAGAAATATACAAGGAAGCGAAAGCATGGAAGGGATAGAGATCTTGGCTTCGATAAAGACTCTGAGAATCCTGAAAACATACCTGAAGATTACGAGAATAGAAGATCAGAGAAAGACGGCAATAGGAAACACAGAAGGCGACATCGAAGCAGTTCGGAAGCTCTAGACGAGATTATAAAATGA